A single genomic interval of Plantibacter sp. Leaf314 harbors:
- a CDS encoding SDR family oxidoreductase translates to MTFITHGATGAQGAPIFSLLHAAGHDTTAAVRDTAKIDGKAVSVDFDSAASLTEAYQGADGVFVHLPLGSPDQQVTFATAIGDAVAKARPKRVVFSTSGYPLALPDGSRTAHGILHDRLEKSGVSYAVITPKTFLENLLLPVTLDPARVEGKLRYPIREDYAISWISHLDMADIAVQLLTDNVDVQGVVTAGALPALLGDDLAEGFSAHLNTPVNFESQNPDDYGKLITPLFGAAGVEPVIASYHARWSMPDERIDESRSAQMLLGVTPRSVQQWLRDMGI, encoded by the coding sequence ATGACATTCATCACTCACGGTGCAACGGGCGCTCAGGGCGCCCCCATCTTCTCCCTCCTGCACGCAGCAGGCCACGACACCACTGCGGCGGTGCGCGACACAGCGAAGATCGACGGGAAGGCTGTCTCCGTCGACTTCGATTCGGCGGCGTCCCTCACCGAGGCGTACCAAGGCGCAGACGGTGTCTTCGTTCACCTACCCCTGGGAAGCCCGGACCAGCAGGTAACGTTCGCGACGGCGATCGGCGACGCGGTCGCGAAGGCGCGCCCCAAGCGAGTCGTGTTCTCGACCAGCGGCTACCCGCTGGCCCTGCCCGATGGCAGCCGCACTGCGCACGGCATCCTCCACGACAGACTGGAGAAGTCAGGAGTGTCTTACGCCGTCATCACTCCGAAGACGTTCCTCGAGAACTTGCTGTTGCCGGTCACCCTCGACCCCGCCCGCGTAGAGGGGAAGCTTCGTTACCCGATCCGTGAGGATTACGCCATCTCGTGGATCTCCCACCTGGACATGGCTGACATCGCAGTGCAGCTCCTCACCGACAACGTCGACGTGCAGGGCGTTGTCACCGCAGGTGCACTGCCGGCCCTGCTCGGCGACGACCTCGCTGAGGGATTCTCGGCACACCTGAACACTCCGGTCAACTTCGAGAGCCAGAACCCCGACGACTACGGGAAGCTGATCACCCCACTCTTCGGGGCCGCGGGCGTTGAGCCCGTCATCGCGTCGTACCACGCACGATGGTCGATGCCCGACGAGCGCATCGACGAGTCCCGGTCCGCGCAGATGCTACTCGGCGTCACTCCCCGTTCGGTTCAACAGTGGCTTCGTGACATGGGGATTTAG